The Bacteroidota bacterium genome includes a region encoding these proteins:
- a CDS encoding gliding motility-associated C-terminal domain-containing protein, producing the protein MKHLHKLLTLIFICLASTLFSQMVGTNSFLKGTYVEVGVNDCGAYGSNAMPPAGYHATSPFTGLGFVADSDMDGWTTGTPDYCGDYFVPGSPVEGWEIQVGANVWTNTDQSCWTSEIPGSITGYDYTAGVYTTTWEGNITSGSFDIDVTQRTELPEDKLYFLTFINICNNGATPLTDVYYKRNVDPDQDQPWSGDFTTFNDVVSNPPGDCQAVVTSEGLTYGCFLGMGAIDSMARASRGNFSTTDGTAAQAWAGTGGYSLTGTSTADLATQITFKIPEILPGECHEVVFAYILNIDDLNEALLATGSYEMIVDDISVDNGDTIPACTIDTVKMEIINGDGFTWEWSPSAGLDVDTGVIVYATPDVTTEYTVTGYATCDTVTFIVTIDVPLPPVANAGPDVFVCKGDTVHLNGSGGATYLWTPPVYLDSDTLEDPAVIGPLTNMFYQLVVYNVLGCSDTDDVLLTLFPDPIIDAGEDEIMMIGGFSQLLASGGVTYEWTPDTWLSNTGISDPISLAEDTIMYYVTGTDINGCKATDSMVVFVLQQTLVASPTAFTPNGDGLNDTYRPILIGLGEITSFSIFNRWGSLIYSSGDPNLGWDGTFRTNEQEIGNYVVMIHAVDGLGNEVVKSSTVLLMR; encoded by the coding sequence ATGAAACACCTACACAAACTTCTCACACTTATTTTCATTTGTCTGGCCTCAACATTATTTTCACAAATGGTGGGAACAAATTCCTTTTTGAAAGGAACTTATGTTGAAGTAGGAGTAAATGATTGCGGGGCATATGGCTCTAATGCCATGCCTCCTGCAGGATATCACGCTACCTCACCTTTTACCGGGTTAGGTTTTGTCGCAGATTCTGATATGGATGGTTGGACCACGGGTACGCCTGATTATTGTGGTGACTACTTTGTTCCGGGATCACCGGTTGAAGGATGGGAAATTCAGGTAGGTGCCAATGTTTGGACAAATACTGATCAAAGTTGCTGGACAAGTGAAATTCCGGGTTCAATTACAGGATATGATTATACCGCAGGTGTTTACACTACAACCTGGGAAGGAAATATAACATCAGGAAGTTTTGATATTGATGTTACACAAAGAACCGAACTACCGGAAGATAAACTGTATTTTCTAACTTTTATCAATATCTGTAACAATGGTGCAACACCACTTACAGACGTTTATTACAAAAGAAATGTTGACCCCGATCAGGATCAACCATGGTCTGGTGATTTTACTACTTTTAACGATGTTGTTTCTAATCCGCCGGGAGATTGTCAGGCAGTAGTTACCTCTGAAGGGTTAACTTATGGCTGTTTTCTTGGTATGGGAGCCATTGATTCTATGGCACGCGCAAGCAGAGGAAACTTTAGCACAACAGATGGTACCGCTGCTCAGGCCTGGGCAGGCACAGGTGGTTACTCACTTACAGGAACTTCCACAGCGGATCTTGCAACACAGATCACATTCAAAATACCGGAAATTTTACCCGGTGAATGCCATGAAGTGGTATTTGCCTATATTTTAAATATTGATGATCTGAATGAAGCATTACTTGCAACTGGATCTTATGAAATGATAGTAGATGATATTTCTGTTGATAATGGCGATACGATCCCTGCTTGTACAATTGATACTGTTAAAATGGAAATTATCAACGGTGATGGATTTACCTGGGAATGGTCGCCAAGCGCTGGACTTGATGTTGACACAGGAGTAATAGTATATGCTACTCCTGATGTAACAACTGAATATACTGTTACAGGATATGCAACCTGCGATACAGTAACGTTTATAGTTACAATCGACGTTCCTTTACCTCCGGTTGCAAATGCGGGTCCGGATGTATTTGTTTGTAAAGGAGATACAGTTCATCTAAATGGATCCGGTGGAGCAACGTATTTGTGGACACCGCCAGTATACCTGGATAGTGATACTCTGGAGGATCCCGCGGTTATTGGCCCACTTACTAATATGTTTTATCAATTGGTGGTATATAACGTTTTGGGATGTTCCGATACCGATGACGTATTGCTCACCTTATTCCCAGATCCAATTATAGATGCAGGGGAAGATGAGATCATGATGATTGGGGGATTCTCTCAACTTTTAGCTTCAGGCGGCGTTACTTACGAATGGACCCCGGATACCTGGCTTTCCAATACTGGAATTTCTGATCCTATTTCTTTAGCTGAAGATACTATTATGTATTATGTAACCGGAACCGATATAAATGGTTGTAAGGCAACTGATAGTATGGTTGTATTTGTTTTACAACAAACTCTGGTTGCTTCGCCTACCGCATTTACACCAAATGGAGATGGTTTAAATGATACCTATCGACCTATTTTAATCGGCTTAGGAGAAATCACTAGTTTTTCTATATTTAACAGATGGGGAAGTTTGATCTATTCCTCCGGTGATCCAAATTTAGGATGGGATGGAACGTTCAGAACCAACGAACAAGAAATTGGGAATTACGTTGTAATGATTCATGCTGTTGATGGTCTGGGGAATGAAGTAGTAAAATCTTCCACCGTACTTCTAATGCGATAA